Proteins encoded by one window of Leptospiraceae bacterium:
- a CDS encoding FAD-dependent oxidoreductase has translation MTGNIIEINMNEYEQKILNSKEPVILDFYSDECAPCDALAPKYEDMANKFGRDIKFYKIFRQQNRELATKLGVTSSPTVIFYKDGKEISGRLMGGIKKTELKEKIHELIPNDTFNTIISKKETKTKNADVIILGGGPAGASAAIYAAQAKLKTIIIDTALPGGQVKSTHMISNYPGTGKAIEGYMLAHYMETQAKNAGSEVIGAVDITSIQFSKNGGLHRVVVDEELEVVSKTIILAMGAKPRLVNAIGEKELSGRGISYCSTCDGKYYDGKELFVIGGGNSAVEESLFLTRFASKITIIQQLDKLTANQTAIDKVLAHPNIQLLYRQEPRKFELLDNNKMSIELEDLNTGKINKHVTDGIFIFVGMVPNVSSLDESIHKDKGGYVIANEDMETNIPGVYAAGDIRVKKIRQAVTAVSDGCIAAINAEKYIQKFQEEKVGAQK, from the coding sequence ATGACTGGTAATATAATCGAAATAAATATGAATGAATACGAGCAAAAAATCTTAAATTCTAAAGAACCGGTAATTTTAGATTTCTATTCGGATGAATGCGCTCCCTGTGATGCACTGGCTCCAAAGTATGAGGATATGGCAAATAAATTTGGTCGGGATATTAAATTTTATAAAATCTTCAGACAACAAAATAGAGAACTTGCTACCAAACTCGGTGTAACATCTAGTCCAACAGTTATTTTCTATAAAGATGGAAAAGAAATTTCTGGAAGACTTATGGGTGGAATAAAAAAAACGGAGTTAAAAGAAAAGATACATGAGTTAATTCCAAATGATACATTTAATACTATCATTTCTAAAAAAGAAACCAAAACTAAAAATGCGGATGTCATAATTCTTGGCGGAGGACCTGCGGGTGCAAGTGCCGCAATTTATGCAGCGCAAGCAAAACTAAAAACAATTATTATTGATACAGCTCTTCCGGGTGGTCAGGTCAAATCGACTCATATGATTTCTAATTATCCAGGAACAGGAAAGGCTATTGAAGGTTATATGCTTGCTCATTACATGGAAACGCAGGCAAAAAATGCAGGCTCAGAAGTGATTGGAGCTGTCGATATTACTTCTATTCAATTTTCAAAAAACGGAGGCTTACATAGAGTAGTCGTTGATGAAGAATTGGAAGTAGTCTCAAAAACTATAATACTGGCAATGGGAGCAAAGCCTCGTTTGGTAAATGCAATTGGTGAAAAGGAACTTTCTGGAAGAGGAATTTCCTATTGCTCTACTTGCGATGGAAAATATTATGATGGTAAAGAGTTGTTTGTGATTGGTGGAGGAAATTCTGCTGTGGAAGAGTCTCTTTTTTTAACCAGGTTTGCATCAAAGATTACAATTATTCAACAACTAGATAAATTGACCGCAAACCAAACTGCAATAGATAAAGTATTAGCTCATCCTAATATACAACTTCTCTATCGACAAGAACCCCGCAAATTTGAACTTCTGGATAATAACAAAATGTCGATTGAATTAGAAGATTTGAATACAGGAAAAATTAATAAACATGTTACAGATGGTATTTTTATTTTTGTCGGAATGGTTCCTAACGTTTCATCATTAGATGAGTCAATCCACAAAGATAAAGGGGGATATGTGATTGCAAACGAAGACATGGAAACAAATATTCCAGGAGTATATGCAGCCGGTGATATTAGAGTAAAAAAAATTAGGCAAGCTGTTACAGCTGTAAGTGATGGTTGCATAGCTGCTATCAATGCTGAAAAATATATTCAGAAATTTCAAGAAGAGAAAGTGGGAGCACAAAAATGA
- a CDS encoding 1-acyl-sn-glycerol-3-phosphate acyltransferase, producing the protein MDNKNFFISHDINYPFLWGMDLSLPVILKSALNIDGVDISDEDKVTLRSLNKERLLYFSNHPSTIEPPVAYYVANVIGSRFYYMASRNVFNWGFGIVGELIKKVGAFSVLSGGADRESVKMAKSILAGDKGKLVIYPEGMCSGENDNLIPFMPGIAQIGFWGLEDARKKEPNADVKVLPAFVKYILSGTEQSLFHEIETSLEAIERKLKINPDNKNLLRRFLTVGRILLEDGEREYGISPITDKDYDYRVGAIRHAALNRAAEKLGIKFEANEDAIHKIREVFTVLDGIYSGLGKQTVKISKRDLDFVQKDVDRAYLFLVIKPEYLLAYPSAERFMEWLYRFENLLFGATKPRARRAKVVIAKPFGLAEYYDSYKENKKKTVEDVTVRLRKELEGLLKDCISLTKPIVTPFDVGDEVNK; encoded by the coding sequence ATGGACAATAAAAACTTTTTTATATCGCATGATATCAATTATCCATTTCTCTGGGGAATGGATTTATCCCTACCAGTCATATTAAAATCAGCGCTAAATATAGATGGTGTTGATATTTCAGATGAAGACAAAGTCACTCTTCGCAGCCTCAACAAAGAAAGGCTTCTTTATTTTAGTAACCATCCATCTACAATTGAACCTCCAGTTGCATACTATGTGGCTAATGTAATAGGGTCACGCTTTTATTATATGGCTTCCCGTAACGTATTCAATTGGGGTTTCGGGATTGTTGGCGAATTGATTAAGAAAGTTGGCGCATTCTCCGTATTATCCGGTGGAGCTGATAGAGAGTCAGTCAAGATGGCAAAGTCAATTTTGGCAGGGGATAAAGGCAAATTAGTTATTTATCCCGAAGGAATGTGCTCTGGAGAAAATGACAACCTGATTCCATTTATGCCTGGTATTGCTCAGATTGGTTTTTGGGGTTTGGAAGACGCAAGAAAGAAAGAACCAAACGCAGATGTAAAAGTATTGCCAGCGTTCGTCAAATACATACTATCCGGGACAGAACAGTCTCTTTTTCATGAGATTGAAACTTCTCTCGAAGCAATCGAGCGCAAACTCAAGATTAATCCCGACAATAAAAACCTACTTCGTCGCTTTCTAACTGTTGGTCGTATTCTTTTAGAAGATGGAGAGAGAGAGTATGGAATTTCTCCAATTACAGATAAGGACTATGATTATAGAGTAGGGGCTATTCGCCATGCGGCTCTTAATCGTGCTGCTGAAAAACTAGGAATTAAGTTTGAAGCAAACGAAGATGCAATTCATAAAATCAGAGAAGTGTTTACTGTGCTCGATGGAATTTATTCTGGTCTTGGTAAGCAAACTGTAAAAATCTCTAAGCGTGATTTGGATTTTGTCCAAAAGGATGTAGATAGAGCTTATCTGTTCTTAGTGATTAAGCCTGAATACTTGCTAGCTTATCCAAGTGCAGAGCGTTTTATGGAATGGCTTTATCGTTTTGAAAATCTTCTCTTTGGTGCAACGAAACCACGCGCAAGAAGAGCAAAAGTTGTAATCGCAAAACCATTTGGTCTTGCTGAATACTATGATAGTTACAAAGAAAATAAAAAGAAGACTGTCGAGGATGTAACAGTCCGTTTGCGCAAGGAATTGGAAGGACTTCTCAAGGATTGTATTTCGCTTACGAAACCGATTGTTACACCATTTGATGTCGGCGATGAAGTAAATAAATAA
- a CDS encoding rhodanese-like domain-containing protein: MEATKAKEVCPTTTQGLIKQGALLVDVRELNEINEVSFDVPRILLIPLSELEDRWQEIPKEGDVIFVCAAGVKSLKATYYLMNRGYTNVMNMEHGMDRWIKKGFPTKGNVSAVSSQNADSCCSTSSTEKVESSCCGTSSKEKSSSESSCCSTPSKDGTSCC, from the coding sequence ATGGAAGCAACAAAAGCAAAAGAAGTTTGCCCTACAACAACGCAAGGGCTTATTAAACAAGGTGCTCTTTTAGTCGATGTGAGAGAGTTAAATGAAATCAACGAAGTTTCATTTGATGTGCCTCGCATTCTGTTAATACCATTGAGTGAACTAGAAGACAGATGGCAAGAAATTCCAAAAGAGGGAGACGTAATTTTCGTTTGCGCTGCGGGCGTGAAAAGTTTAAAAGCAACTTACTATCTTATGAATCGCGGCTATACAAATGTCATGAATATGGAGCATGGAATGGACAGATGGATAAAAAAAGGTTTTCCTACTAAAGGAAATGTCTCTGCTGTTTCAAGTCAAAACGCAGATAGTTGCTGTAGCACCTCTTCAACAGAGAAAGTAGAGAGTTCTTGTTGTGGAACATCATCTAAGGAGAAATCAAGTTCAGAATCATCTTGCTGTAGCACACCAAGTAAAGATGGGACTTCTTGTTGTTAA
- a CDS encoding TM0996/MTH895 family glutaredoxin-like protein: MVIKILGTGCAKCKLTQEVIEKVSKELNLTPTIEKVEDIQEIMKYNVLATPVVVIDEVVKVKGRVPTVNEVRELLKN; the protein is encoded by the coding sequence ATGGTAATTAAAATATTGGGCACAGGTTGCGCCAAATGTAAATTAACCCAAGAAGTGATAGAGAAGGTTTCTAAAGAATTGAATCTAACACCTACAATTGAAAAGGTAGAAGACATTCAAGAAATCATGAAATACAACGTATTAGCCACACCGGTTGTCGTTATTGACGAAGTGGTGAAAGTAAAGGGAAGAGTTCCAACGGTTAATGAAGTAAGAGAATTATTAAAAAATTAG
- a CDS encoding permease — MFDWIQIFSDWLIYSILGMAQNSNLGNALNFFVYDTIKILILLFLITFLMGIVNAYFPIDRIQNFLSRHKMYGLEYIIASTFGAVTPFCSCSSVPLFIGFIKGGIPLGVTFAFLVTSPLVNEVAVAIFLGMFGLKTTAIYVISGILLGVVSGLILGKLNLEPLLTDWVRQIWEKAESEREIFELEKKTFLQRVPEITREAFGIVKSVVLYVILGIAIGAAMHGYVPEAFFEQYIGKDTWYAVPLAVILGVPMYANATGIIPIIQVFVAKGIPIGTSLAFMMAVIGLSIPEATLLKKVMSIKLISIFFGVVTICIIISGYMFNWIL; from the coding sequence ATGTTTGACTGGATTCAGATTTTTTCTGATTGGTTAATATACAGTATCCTCGGAATGGCTCAAAATTCCAATTTAGGCAATGCTTTAAATTTCTTCGTATATGATACGATTAAGATTTTAATTTTACTATTTCTCATAACGTTCTTAATGGGTATTGTAAACGCTTACTTTCCAATAGACCGCATTCAAAATTTTCTTTCCAGACATAAAATGTATGGCTTGGAATATATTATTGCCTCTACGTTTGGAGCGGTTACTCCATTTTGCTCCTGCTCGTCTGTTCCCCTTTTCATTGGATTTATAAAAGGAGGAATTCCTTTAGGTGTCACATTCGCTTTTTTGGTCACATCCCCTCTCGTGAATGAAGTAGCAGTTGCTATTTTTTTGGGAATGTTCGGTCTTAAGACAACTGCAATCTATGTAATAAGTGGAATTTTATTGGGTGTTGTGAGTGGACTTATTTTGGGCAAGTTAAACTTAGAACCTCTCTTAACAGACTGGGTCAGACAAATCTGGGAAAAAGCAGAATCGGAAAGAGAAATCTTTGAATTAGAAAAGAAAACGTTTTTACAACGAGTGCCCGAAATTACAAGAGAGGCATTTGGAATTGTAAAGAGTGTTGTCCTTTATGTAATTCTGGGAATTGCTATTGGTGCGGCAATGCACGGTTATGTGCCAGAAGCTTTTTTTGAACAATACATTGGTAAAGATACTTGGTATGCTGTGCCATTAGCTGTTATCCTAGGAGTTCCCATGTATGCGAATGCAACAGGCATTATCCCCATCATCCAGGTTTTTGTAGCAAAAGGAATTCCTATTGGAACATCCCTTGCTTTTATGATGGCAGTCATTGGACTTTCTATTCCAGAAGCTACACTTCTGAAAAAAGTTATGAGCATTAAATTAATTTCCATCTTCTTTGGAGTTGTTACAATTTGCATTATAATTTCAGGATATATGTTTAATTGGATTTTGTAA
- a CDS encoding carboxymuconolactone decarboxylase family protein — MAYIKEPDRMNLFSKILIRSIEKYMGAKLEIARVLLWYPKAALSSILLESLITFNDREVNKRLLKLIRMQVSISSSCAFCIDMNFSDYQLHNISIQEIETLQGKIEIEKVSTFSEKEKAALNYAKELTLTKGNIQSETIQKLKQEFSERAILIIASTIAQVSYWTVLMQGLGIQPLGFLKDCPVIDFKK; from the coding sequence ATGGCATACATAAAAGAACCTGATCGAATGAATCTATTTTCAAAAATACTCATTCGTTCCATTGAAAAATATATGGGCGCAAAATTGGAAATTGCCAGAGTATTGCTTTGGTATCCGAAAGCTGCCTTGAGTTCTATCTTACTAGAAAGCCTTATTACATTCAATGATAGGGAAGTCAACAAAAGACTATTGAAACTAATCCGAATGCAAGTTTCGATAAGTTCCTCTTGCGCATTTTGTATTGATATGAATTTTTCTGACTACCAGTTGCACAATATTTCCATTCAAGAAATTGAAACTCTCCAGGGAAAAATTGAAATAGAAAAAGTTTCTACATTTTCCGAAAAAGAAAAAGCAGCCTTAAATTACGCAAAAGAATTAACATTAACTAAAGGCAATATTCAATCGGAAACAATTCAAAAATTAAAACAAGAATTTTCGGAGAGAGCCATTCTAATCATCGCTTCCACTATTGCACAGGTCAGTTATTGGACAGTGTTGATGCAAGGTCTTGGTATTCAACCCTTAGGTTTTTTAAAAGATTGTCCTGTGATTGATTTTAAAAAATAA
- a CDS encoding Cache 3/Cache 2 fusion domain-containing protein, producing the protein MTNSPAVKKSKPGLISKIIKKFNQSSFEIIFFSLTFLVLSVMGVTAFTYYKNSRAILSLTEDLIDQINNRVIQKTTSYLFTAVDMTELSSKVAGEGANSILDNQGLNSLMINILILHPQLTMFNIGNERGDFLMQKRGTDGTIATKTIDREKKEPKVTWKYRDQSGKIIKEETVKEDYDPRKRPWYIGAKDKQGLFWSDVYIFSTGKIPGITASAPVHGADGNLMGIFGLDIPLIEISNFLEDLRKEIQDKKFGKTAIAFIVNTKGDLVAYPDITQPMIKEPNGDFRSRKVIELEVNPPIVQNSYKHFSETKETKFTFETEGKRYIASYKKFPDTFEKDWTIGLVVPEDDYIGAIKETNDLMLTISIVILCIAMGLALILNKIKKALNARNEFIKNTFGRYLSDDVVTSILESPKGTSLGGEKREVTIMMTDLRGFTSISERLPAEKCVNMINNYLDVMTDVILKHQGTIDEFIGDAILVIFGAPILREDDAQRAVACAIEMQLAMKQVNEKNRQDGLPEVVMGIGINTGEIVVGNIGSHKRTKYGVVGSNVNLTSRIESYTVGGQTFVSQRTLDACGPIVRVDDQLEVMPKGVKNPIIISEVGGIGGEYNIYLPEKKEVVLHPIKKKIQFLFTILAGKHASTDVHLGYITKMNGKEAEIEAPISVEKLNNVKVALADENGKEIANDLYAKVTKNISEGPQVIFRVNFTSVPTEVENVFKEIQK; encoded by the coding sequence ATGACAAATAGCCCAGCAGTTAAAAAATCAAAGCCCGGTCTTATCTCTAAGATTATTAAAAAGTTTAACCAGTCTAGCTTTGAGATCATTTTCTTCAGTCTTACTTTTTTAGTGCTTTCGGTCATGGGAGTTACAGCATTTACCTATTACAAAAACTCTAGAGCAATCCTTTCTTTAACGGAAGACTTGATTGACCAAATTAACAACCGCGTTATCCAAAAAACAACTAGTTACCTATTCACTGCAGTTGATATGACAGAGCTATCTTCTAAAGTCGCCGGAGAAGGTGCCAATTCCATATTAGACAACCAAGGTCTCAATTCCTTGATGATTAACATTCTAATCCTCCACCCCCAACTCACTATGTTTAATATTGGAAATGAGCGCGGCGACTTTTTGATGCAAAAAAGAGGAACTGACGGAACCATTGCGACTAAGACAATAGACCGAGAAAAAAAAGAACCAAAGGTAACCTGGAAATACAGAGACCAAAGCGGTAAGATTATCAAAGAAGAAACTGTAAAAGAAGACTACGATCCGAGAAAGCGTCCCTGGTATATTGGCGCAAAAGATAAACAGGGATTATTTTGGAGTGATGTTTATATTTTTAGCACAGGAAAAATTCCAGGCATTACAGCATCAGCTCCTGTTCATGGTGCAGATGGAAACCTCATGGGAATATTTGGACTCGATATTCCCCTCATTGAAATTTCTAATTTCCTAGAAGACTTAAGAAAAGAAATTCAAGACAAGAAATTTGGCAAGACAGCCATTGCATTTATCGTCAACACAAAAGGTGATCTTGTGGCTTATCCCGATATAACTCAGCCAATGATCAAAGAACCCAACGGAGATTTTCGTTCCAGAAAAGTCATTGAGTTAGAAGTCAATCCACCTATCGTTCAAAATTCCTATAAGCATTTTTCTGAAACCAAAGAAACAAAATTTACATTTGAGACAGAAGGCAAACGATACATAGCTTCTTATAAAAAATTTCCAGATACGTTTGAGAAAGATTGGACAATTGGTCTTGTGGTTCCAGAAGACGATTACATCGGAGCTATCAAAGAAACAAATGATTTAATGCTTACCATATCCATTGTGATTTTGTGTATCGCAATGGGTCTTGCTTTAATTCTCAACAAAATTAAAAAAGCTTTAAACGCAAGAAACGAATTTATTAAAAATACATTTGGTCGTTACCTATCGGATGACGTTGTTACAAGTATATTAGAATCTCCTAAAGGAACTTCCCTCGGCGGTGAAAAGCGCGAAGTTACAATCATGATGACCGACTTACGAGGATTTACCTCTATCAGTGAAAGATTGCCTGCTGAGAAATGCGTCAATATGATAAACAATTACTTGGATGTAATGACGGACGTAATTTTAAAACACCAGGGCACAATTGACGAATTCATCGGGGATGCAATCCTTGTTATCTTCGGCGCCCCAATTCTTCGAGAAGATGATGCACAGCGTGCAGTTGCCTGTGCAATTGAAATGCAGCTAGCAATGAAACAGGTCAATGAGAAAAATCGACAAGACGGACTTCCAGAAGTAGTAATGGGAATTGGTATTAATACAGGAGAAATCGTAGTAGGAAATATTGGCTCTCATAAGAGGACTAAGTATGGAGTTGTCGGAAGTAATGTAAACTTGACTTCTCGCATTGAATCTTATACAGTCGGCGGACAAACATTCGTATCCCAGAGAACACTCGATGCCTGTGGACCTATCGTTCGAGTTGACGATCAATTAGAGGTAATGCCTAAGGGAGTTAAGAATCCTATCATCATCAGTGAAGTCGGTGGAATTGGTGGAGAGTATAATATCTATTTGCCGGAGAAAAAAGAAGTAGTCCTACATCCAATCAAAAAGAAAATTCAATTTCTGTTTACCATCCTCGCCGGTAAACATGCAAGCACGGATGTTCATTTGGGATACATTACCAAGATGAATGGAAAAGAAGCAGAAATCGAAGCGCCTATTTCCGTAGAAAAACTCAACAACGTAAAAGTAGCACTCGCGGATGAAAACGGAAAAGAAATTGCAAACGACTTATATGCAAAGGTAACTAAAAATATCTCTGAAGGTCCGCAAGTCATTTTCCGAGTGAACTTTACTTCTGTTCCGACAGAGGTAGAAAATGTATTCAAGGAAATCCAGAAATGA
- a CDS encoding radical SAM protein, producing the protein MILSKHTFLADRINSDDALILNYLSGSIDKIEKKELEELKNRISLNNWDNYHLSDYMLERGYLYSDKDVEEDKINEKYLEFMDEYEKTATQLIFSTSYVCNFSCVYCFQEEYNQNSKTLNNEITDKFFNYIDKKFSNEPGGVYITLFGGEPLLGGEKHKNHIMYFLSKAVKSNIPVAIVTNGYELKNYIHDFKSLGVNIKEIQVTVDGDRENHNSRRFTRSKETTFDTIMEGVELALKNGYRINLRSILDKRNIASLVKLAEYCDEKGFLDYPASHFETSIGRNYELHSCQDTKQLFSRYDMWLEYFKLSEEFPILKKYHKPGFHGMRMLAESGELPVPIFDSCPACKKEWAFDANGGIYSCTATVGVSKYQLGNYFEKDTPLNQEKVLEWQTRDVLTMEECKDCSVSLSCGGGCATIAANENNGKIHSTNCRPVKELVGIGLEYYKIGD; encoded by the coding sequence ATGATATTATCCAAACATACATTTTTAGCAGATAGAATTAATTCAGATGATGCATTGATTCTAAATTATCTTTCTGGTTCTATTGATAAGATTGAGAAAAAGGAATTGGAAGAATTAAAAAATAGAATTTCTTTAAACAATTGGGATAATTATCATCTTTCTGATTATATGTTAGAAAGAGGTTATCTTTATTCTGATAAAGACGTAGAAGAAGATAAGATCAATGAAAAATACTTAGAGTTCATGGATGAATATGAAAAGACTGCCACTCAATTAATTTTTTCTACTTCCTATGTTTGCAATTTTAGTTGTGTGTATTGTTTTCAAGAAGAATATAATCAAAATTCTAAAACTTTGAACAATGAAATTACAGATAAATTTTTTAATTATATTGATAAGAAATTTTCGAATGAACCAGGTGGAGTATATATCACTTTGTTTGGAGGTGAGCCTCTACTGGGAGGAGAAAAGCATAAGAATCATATAATGTATTTTTTATCAAAAGCGGTAAAGTCGAATATACCTGTGGCTATTGTTACGAATGGTTATGAATTAAAAAATTATATTCATGATTTTAAATCGCTCGGAGTAAATATAAAAGAAATTCAAGTGACAGTTGATGGAGACAGAGAAAATCACAATAGCAGACGATTTACTCGCTCAAAAGAAACAACTTTTGATACAATCATGGAAGGTGTTGAATTAGCTTTAAAAAATGGATATAGAATTAATCTGAGAAGTATATTAGATAAACGAAATATAGCATCCCTTGTAAAATTAGCGGAGTATTGTGATGAAAAAGGATTTTTAGATTATCCTGCAAGTCATTTTGAAACTTCTATCGGTAGAAACTATGAATTGCATTCCTGTCAGGATACAAAACAATTATTTAGTCGATATGATATGTGGTTGGAATATTTTAAACTATCCGAAGAATTTCCTATTTTAAAAAAGTATCATAAGCCTGGATTTCATGGTATGAGAATGCTCGCAGAATCAGGAGAACTTCCCGTTCCCATTTTTGATTCCTGTCCTGCCTGTAAAAAGGAATGGGCTTTTGATGCAAATGGAGGAATCTATAGTTGCACTGCAACGGTAGGAGTTTCCAAATACCAACTCGGAAATTATTTTGAGAAAGACACTCCTTTGAATCAAGAAAAAGTTTTAGAATGGCAAACAAGAGATGTTTTAACAATGGAAGAATGCAAAGATTGTTCTGTTAGCCTTTCTTGCGGTGGCGGGTGTGCAACGATTGCAGCTAATGAGAATAACGGAAAAATTCATTCAACAAATTGCAGACCTGTTAAAGAACTTGTTGGAATCGGTTTAGAATATTATAAGATTGGAGACTAA
- a CDS encoding methyltransferase domain-containing protein, which yields MNQSTIPTEELKKTINVRYAEEANKSCCLSCGGALDKANIQVGECFVDLGSGKGMDVLKASRVVGSSGKVYGIDFTNEMIQVAESNRKKLKLENAKFIESSIDSIPLESATADVVISNCTINHAKDKTAVYKEIYRILKSGGRFIVSDVLADTKLPDEVTGNPEAWAGCYGGAIPKEEYFNSIRDAGFTEIEILEESKPYEKGGVIVISLTIRSFK from the coding sequence ATGAACCAATCAACAATACCTACAGAAGAATTAAAAAAGACGATTAATGTAAGATATGCAGAAGAAGCAAATAAATCCTGTTGTCTTTCTTGTGGTGGAGCATTAGATAAAGCTAATATTCAGGTTGGTGAATGCTTTGTTGATTTAGGAAGCGGAAAGGGAATGGATGTTTTAAAAGCATCTCGCGTAGTTGGCTCTTCCGGGAAAGTCTATGGAATTGATTTTACGAATGAGATGATTCAAGTAGCAGAGTCCAATAGAAAAAAATTAAAATTAGAAAACGCTAAATTTATTGAGTCCTCAATTGATTCAATTCCTTTAGAATCAGCAACTGCGGATGTTGTAATTTCCAACTGCACAATTAATCATGCAAAAGATAAAACCGCAGTGTATAAAGAAATTTATAGAATATTAAAATCAGGTGGGAGGTTTATTGTTTCAGATGTATTAGCTGACACAAAACTTCCCGATGAAGTAACCGGTAATCCAGAAGCCTGGGCTGGTTGCTATGGCGGCGCAATTCCAAAAGAAGAATATTTCAATTCAATTAGGGATGCAGGATTTACAGAAATTGAAATTCTGGAAGAATCAAAGCCGTATGAAAAAGGTGGAGTGATAGTAATTAGCTTAACAATACGATCATTTAAGTAA